The following coding sequences are from one Oncorhynchus clarkii lewisi isolate Uvic-CL-2024 chromosome 20, UVic_Ocla_1.0, whole genome shotgun sequence window:
- the LOC139376843 gene encoding centrosomal protein of 170 kDa isoform X4, producing the protein MSLTSWFLVSSGGTRHRLPREMIFVGRDDCELMLQSRSVDKQHAVINYELTSDEHKVKDLGSLNGTFVNDVRIQEQMYITLKIDDKLRFGYDTNLFTVVRGEMTVPDEALQHEKFTSQLQLSKKPSNGEPTKSPAKSPPKSPAKTPKSSSCRPAESKAAEGTMEPSAKPAESHKGDDKMAGDIAALHRGTPLYGQPSWWGDGDADDENSFKQETKTCGKKHDSSAADGREPKRSERPREDGLGPEPSYFEIPTKEAQMAEDSIHEIPTKDTEGAAATASAQGHASPHAFTIEFDDTSPGKVTIKDHVSKLTPDHRPRPKKASHSGSKDLSTLQAAMMVSESKVADWLAQNDPPTVRSESTEDSKSIKSDVPVHFKRLKGSKHEDGTQSDSENGIGLRFGNRRLALEERLRVAQGGQGGQGGQGGRTTSNRTAFMIEFYDDDNSRKRRSYSFSQTAPLLGGAAGEALCPTPPSHPKSPSTTTTATDFSKAPLSAALIAGAPTAARVLMKQRSEDQSIGRSSVSTGHQTIEPSPSEEGLRTPRSQGDRDREQEDDQSDKGTYTIELENRNPEEEEARRMIDKVFGVEQNQDPSVSGPVEHQQGEVGKEKKERKKTTETGETEKPSCLPSESVSENPVAVGSSRWVSQWASLSANHTRTDPEGSGAESPAFVHQQREADAFESGVSIRSASSATSSLTERKRRTLPQLPIDDPRAKPGKSLSGLGLHRSEIGEKQDTEPQEKSQVEHKGDGACFTSIEEGDMMKGKQKQTKAPLQASSKPPLRPMSSSEKRSEERRRRAEDRIQHHIKEGVDGGEKSGGKPLIRQGSFTIEKPSGVVPIELIPRIKCGAGVLGRERSDSVGSMDTATLLKDTEAVMAFLEAKLRDENKLDRANRAGSISPESDVDTASTYSQVAGEGEKKAAHQKRRSLSSLHKEKSNLSSTSKTAASTNARERLERKTKTRTDPSRPDVRRSVQPASSRARQPSQDLTDDDQTSSFPISDILSSDQESLYSRSYGRSHFTSTDDLLHSKLEAKSSSKTSSSKSSKTLQAATASSLGKQASLPQPRPTRTSLLRRARLGDTSDTDLPDADRMSVASEVSTTSSTSKPPSGRKGPSRLDMLAQPRRTRLGSISARSDSECTVGRSSTSSPRLSAETALRLGLRSSTPTDNKMAPRMRANSVSKLTEAKSRISPSIHSTPSERPQPEPEPEPSEEELMASNRWRRLPPEYGSTSEEEFGSNRNSPKPGRTLRPHSVLRGTRLGGSTSSLNSGQVGPGGMVLKHRMREQEEYIKDWTAHSEEIARISQDLAKDLAILAREIHDVAGEIDSVSSSGTAPSTTVSTAATTPGSAIDTREELVDRVFDESLNFRKIPPMVQNKAPEINGRPVELRPRAPDSLDSHSALRRRTWNRDEAVVDSLLLTSVSQLSAKIRQSVDKTAGKIRILFKDKDRNWDEIESKLRSESDIPLLKTSNKQISSILVELKRVEKQLQVINVMVDPDGTLDALSSLGLTSPLTPKPTPGSQGPQEALPGPTASARGNTASSAPTEGSGSGSARDLGGLQFNRIHPSGEESAIPQK; encoded by the exons ACATTTGTGAATGATGTTCGAATCCAAGAGCAGATGTATATCACTTTGAAGATCGATGACAAGTTAAGGTTTGGATATG ATACCAACCTGTTCACGGTGGTGCGAGGCGAGATGACTGTCCCAGACGAGGCTCTGCAG CATGAGAAGTTCACCAGCCAGCTCCAGCTGAGTAAGAAGCCTTCCAACGGTGAGCCCACCAAGTCACCTGccaaatctcctcccaagtctcCTGCTAAGACCCCCAAGTCCTCCAGCTGCAGACCAGCCGAGAGCAAGGCAGCCGAGGGGACCATGGAGCCATCAGCCAAACCTGCCGAATCACACAAGGGAGATGACAAGATGGCAG GGGACATAGCAGCATTGCACCGGGGAACCCCTCTGTATGGACAGCCATCTTGGTGGGGGGATGGGGACGCAGACGATGAGAACTCCTTCAAGCAGGAGACCAAGACGTGTGGGAAGAAGCATGACAGCTCTGCAGCAG ACGGCAGAGAGCCTAAGAGGAGTGAGAGGCCTAGGGAGGACGGCCTGGGCCCCGAGCCGAGCTACTTTGAGATACCCACCAAGGAGGCTCAGATGGCCGAGGACAGCATTCATGAGATTCCCACCAAAGACACTGAGGGGGCTGCTGCTACCGCCAGTGCTCAGGGCCACGCCTCACCTCATGCCTTCACAATCGAGTTTGACGACACCTCCCCTGGCAAGGTCACGATCAAGGACCACGTGTCCAAGCTGACACCGGACCATCGGCCCCGGCCTAAGAAGGCCTCCCATTCAGGCAGCAAGGACCTCAGCACCCTGCAGGCCGCCATGATGGTCTCTGAGAGCAAGGTGGCTGATTGGCTGGCCCAGAACGACCCCCCTACGGTGCGCAGTGAGTCCACGGAGGACAGCAAAAGCATCAAGAGTGATGTCCCTGTCCACTTCAAGAGGCTCAAAG GCAGCAAGCATGAGGATGGCACCCAGAGCGACTCCGAGAACGGAATTGGTCTGCGCTTCGGCAACCGGAGGCTGGCTTTGGAGGAGAGGCTGAGGGTGGCGCAGGGAGGACAGGGGGGTCAGGGGGGTCAGGGGGGCCGGACCACCAGCAACAGGACCGCCTTCATGATCGAGTTCTACGATGATGACAACTCCCGCAAGCGACGATCCTACTCCTTCTCGCAGACTGCACCGCTGCTTGGGGGCGCGGCCGGGGAGGCTCTGTGCCCCACGCCCCCCTCCCACCCTAAGTCCCCCTCTACCACAACCACAGCCACAGACTTCAGCAAGGCCCCGTTATCAGCGGCCCTGATAGCGGGTGCCCCCACGGCCGCCCGGGTCCTGATGAAGCAGAGGTCTGAGGACCAGAGCATAGGAAGGAGCTCGGTCAGTACAGGTCACCAGACAATTGAGCCCAGCCCCAGTGAGGAGGGTTTGAGGACCCCTCGGTCTcagggggacagggacagggagcaGGAGGATGACCAGAGCGATAAGGGAACCTACACCATTGAGCTGGAGAACCGCaaccctgaggaggaggaggccagGCGCATGATAGACAAG GTGTTTGGGGTGGAGCAGAACCAGGATCCGTCTGTCTCAGGACCAGTAGAACACCAACAGGGAGAAGTggggaaggagaagaaggagaggaagaagaccACAGAGACGGGAGAAACTGAAAAACCAAGCTGCCTTCCATCTGAG agTGTGTCTGAGAACCCGGTGGCAGTGGGCAGTAGTCGCTGGGTGTCTCAGTGGGCCAGTCTATCTGCTAACCACACCAGGACTGACCCAGAAGGGTCTGGGGCTGAGTCACCTGCCTTCGTCCATCAGCAGAGAG AAGCGGATGCCTTTGAGTCGGGCGTGTCCATCCGAAGCGCCAGCTCTGCCACCTCCAGTCTCACAGAGCGCAAACGCAGGACCCTCCCCCAGCTCCCTATCGACGACCCCCGGGCTAAGCCAGGGAAGAGCTTGTCCGGCCTAGGCCTGCATCGCTCAGAGATCGGAGAGAAACAGGACACGGAGCCCCAGGAGAAGAGCCAGGTGGAGCATAAAGGAGACGGGGCGTGCTTTACCTCCATAGAGGAGGGGGATATGATGAAGGGCAAACAGAAACAGACCAAGGCCCCGCTACAGGCCTCCTCCAAGCCCCCTCTTAGACCTATGAGCAGCAGTGAGAAGAGGTCCGAGGAGAGAAGGAGGCGGGCGGAGGACAGGATTCAGCACCACATCAAAGAAGGAGTGGACGGGGGGGAGAAGTCAGGGGGCAAACCTTTGATTCGCCAGGGCAGTTTCACCATCGAGAAGCCCAGTGGTGTGGTGCCCATTGAGCTGATCCCCCGGATCAAATGTGGTGCTGGTGTCCTGGGCCGCGAGCGCAGCGACTCTGTGGGCAGCATGGACACAGCCACCCTGCTGAAGGACACAGAGGCTGTCATGGCCTTCCTGGAGGCCAAGCTGAGGGACGAGAACAAGCTGGACAGAGCCAATCGGGCAGGTTCCATCTCCCCCGAGTCAGACGTGGACACGGCCAGCACCTATAGCCAGgtggcaggggagggagagaagaaagcaGCCCACCAGAAACGCCGCTCCCTAAGCAGCCTGCACAAGGAGAAGAGCAACCTGAGCTCAACCTCCAAAACCGCTGCCAGCACCAACGCCCGCGAGCGCCTGGAGAGaaagaccaagaccagaactgATCCTAGCCGGCCAGATGTCCGCCGCTCTGTCCAGCCTGCCTCCTCGCGGGCACGCCAACCATCCCAGGACCTCACGGATGACGATCAGACCTCGTCTTTCCCCATCTCCGAcatcctctcctctgaccagGAGAGTTTGTATAGTCGCTCGTACGGCCGCAGCCACTTCACCTCTACGGATGACCTGCTACATTCAAAACTGGAGGCCAAATCCAGCAGCAAGACCAGCTCCAGTAAGTCCAGTAAGACCCTCCAGGCCGCCACAGCTTCCTCTCTGGGGAAACAGGCCTCTCTGCCCCAGCCACGGCCTACCAGAACGTCCCTGCTCCGCCGGGCCCGGCTGGGGGACACGTCCGACACGGACCTGCCTGATGCAGACAGGATGTCTGTGGCCTCCGAGGTGTCCACCACCAGTTCCACATCCAAGCCTCCGTCTGGTCGTAAAGGCCCCTCGCGGCTGGACATGCTGGCCCAGCCCAGGAGGACGCGGCTGGGCTCCATCTCTGCCCGTAGTGACTCAGAGTGTACTGTGGGCCGGAGCAGCACCTCCTCCCCTCGCCTGTCTGCAGAGACCGCCCTGCGTCTGGGACTCCGCTCCTCCACCCCCACCGACAACAAAATGGCTCCTCGCATGAGGGCCAACAGTGTGTCCAAGCTGACCGAGGCCAAGTCCAGAATCAGCCCCTCCATCCACAGCACTCCCTCAG AGAGACCtcagcctgagcctgagcctgagccttcAGAGGAGGAGCTCATGG CCTCTAACAGGTGGAGACGGCTGCCCCCAGAGTACGGATCCACCTCAGAGGAGGAGTTTGGCTCCAACAGGAACTCCCCCAAACCTGGGCGCACCCTGCGCCCCCACTCGGTCCTGAGGGGTACCAGACTAGGGGGCTCCACCAGCAGCCTTAACTCTGGTCAGGTTGGCCCTGGAGGCATGGTCCTCAAACACCGCATGAGAGAGCAGGAGGAGTACATCAAGGACTGGACTGCTCACAGCGAGGAGATTGCCAG GATCAGTCAAGACCTGGCCAAGGACCTGGCCATCCTCGCCCGGGAGATCCACGACGTGGCCGGAGAGATCGACTCGGTCAGCTCCTCTGGAACGGCTCCCAGCACTACGGTCAGCACCGCCGCCACGACGCCCGGCTCCGCCATCGATACCCGCGAAGAG CTGGTTGACCGTGTGTTTGACGAGAGCCTCAACTTCAGGAAGATCCCTCCCATGGTGCAGAACAAGGCCCCTGAGATAAACGGACGCCCTGTGGAGCTCCGTCCCCGCGCCCCGGACAGCCTAGACTCCCACTCTGCCCTCCGCAGACGCACATGGAACAGGGATGAGGCGGTGGTGGACAGTCTGCTGCTCACATCTGTCTCTCAGCTGTCAGCTAAAATCAGGCAGTCTGTTGACAAAACAGCAGGAAAAATACG AATATTGTTCAAAGACAAGGACAGGAATTGGGATGAGATTGAGAGCAAACTCCGATCTGAGAGCGACATACCACTTCTCAAAACCTCTAACAAG CAGATCTCCTCTATCCTCGTGGAGCTGAAGAGAGTGGAGAAGCAGCTACAAG TGATAAATGTAATGGTGGATCCTGACGGCACCCTGGATGCCCTGAGCAGCCTTGGCCTGACTAGCCCCCTTACACCCAAGCCCACTCCTGGTTCTCAGGGGCCCCAGGAGGCCCTCCCAGGCCCCACAGCCTCAGCCAGGGGCAACACCGCCTCCTCAGCCCCCACTGAGGGGTCAGGGTCTGGGTCAGCCAGAGACCTGGGAGGCCTGCAATTCAACCGCATCCACCCCAGTGGAGAAGAGAGTGCCATCCCCCAGAAATGA
- the LOC139376843 gene encoding centrosomal protein of 170 kDa isoform X7, translating into MSLTSWFLVSSGGTRHRLPREMIFVGRDDCELMLQSRSVDKQHAVINYELTSDEHKVKDLGSLNGTFVNDVRIQEQMYITLKIDDKLRFGYDTNLFTVVRGEMTVPDEALQHEKFTSQLQLSKKPSNGEPTKSPAKSPPKSPAKTPKSSSCRPAESKAAEGTMEPSAKPAESHKGDDKMAGDIAALHRGTPLYGQPSWWGDGDADDENSFKQETKTCGKKHDSSAADGREPKRSERPREDGLGPEPSYFEIPTKEAQMAEDSIHEIPTKDTEGAAATASAQGHASPHAFTIEFDDTSPGKVTIKDHVSKLTPDHRPRPKKASHSGSKDLSTLQAAMMVSESKVADWLAQNDPPTVRSESTEDSKSIKSDVPVHFKRLKGSKHEDGTQSDSENGIGLRFGNRRLALEERLRVAQGGQGGQGGQGGRTTSNRTAFMIEFYDDDNSRKRRSYSFSQTAPLLGGAAGEALCPTPPSHPKSPSTTTTATDFSKAPLSAALIAGAPTAARVLMKQRSEDQSIGRSSVSTGHQTIEPSPSEEGLRTPRSQGDRDREQEDDQSDKGTYTIELENRNPEEEEARRMIDKVFGVEQNQDPSVSGPVEHQQGEVGKEKKERKKTTETGETEKPSCLPSESVSENPVAVGSSRWVSQWASLSANHTRTDPEGSGAESPAFVHQQREADAFESGVSIRSASSATSSLTERKRRTLPQLPIDDPRAKPGKSLSGLGLHRSEIGEKQDTEPQEKSQVEHKGDGACFTSIEEGDMMKGKQKQTKAPLQASSKPPLRPMSSSEKRSEERRRRAEDRIQHHIKEGVDGGEKSGGKPLIRQGSFTIEKPSGVVPIELIPRIKCGAGVLGRERSDSVGSMDTATLLKDTEAVMAFLEAKLRDENKLDRANRAGSISPESDVDTASTYSQVAGEGEKKAAHQKRRSLSSLHKEKSNLSSTSKTAASTNARERLERKTKTRTDPSRPDVRRSVQPASSRARQPSQDLTDDDQTSSFPISDILSSDQESLYSRSYGRSHFTSTDDLLHSKLEAKSSSKTSSSKSSKTLQAATASSLGKQASLPQPRPTRTSLLRRARLGDTSDTDLPDADRMSVASEVSTTSSTSKPPSGRKGPSRLDMLAQPRRTRLGSISARSDSECTVGRSSTSSPRLSAETALRLGLRSSTPTDNKMAPRMRANSVSKLTEAKSRISPSIHSTPSASNRWRRLPPEYGSTSEEEFGSNRNSPKPGRTLRPHSVLRGTRLGGSTSSLNSGQVGPGGMVLKHRMREQEEYIKDWTAHSEEIARISQDLAKDLAILAREIHDVAGEIDSVSSSGTAPSTTVSTAATTPGSAIDTREELVDRVFDESLNFRKIPPMVQNKAPEINGRPVELRPRAPDSLDSHSALRRRTWNRDEAVVDSLLLTSVSQLSAKIRQSVDKTAGKIRILFKDKDRNWDEIESKLRSESDIPLLKTSNKQISSILVELKRVEKQLQVINVMVDPDGTLDALSSLGLTSPLTPKPTPGSQGPQEALPGPTASARGNTASSAPTEGSGSGSARDLGGLQFNRIHPSGEESAIPQK; encoded by the exons ACATTTGTGAATGATGTTCGAATCCAAGAGCAGATGTATATCACTTTGAAGATCGATGACAAGTTAAGGTTTGGATATG ATACCAACCTGTTCACGGTGGTGCGAGGCGAGATGACTGTCCCAGACGAGGCTCTGCAG CATGAGAAGTTCACCAGCCAGCTCCAGCTGAGTAAGAAGCCTTCCAACGGTGAGCCCACCAAGTCACCTGccaaatctcctcccaagtctcCTGCTAAGACCCCCAAGTCCTCCAGCTGCAGACCAGCCGAGAGCAAGGCAGCCGAGGGGACCATGGAGCCATCAGCCAAACCTGCCGAATCACACAAGGGAGATGACAAGATGGCAG GGGACATAGCAGCATTGCACCGGGGAACCCCTCTGTATGGACAGCCATCTTGGTGGGGGGATGGGGACGCAGACGATGAGAACTCCTTCAAGCAGGAGACCAAGACGTGTGGGAAGAAGCATGACAGCTCTGCAGCAG ACGGCAGAGAGCCTAAGAGGAGTGAGAGGCCTAGGGAGGACGGCCTGGGCCCCGAGCCGAGCTACTTTGAGATACCCACCAAGGAGGCTCAGATGGCCGAGGACAGCATTCATGAGATTCCCACCAAAGACACTGAGGGGGCTGCTGCTACCGCCAGTGCTCAGGGCCACGCCTCACCTCATGCCTTCACAATCGAGTTTGACGACACCTCCCCTGGCAAGGTCACGATCAAGGACCACGTGTCCAAGCTGACACCGGACCATCGGCCCCGGCCTAAGAAGGCCTCCCATTCAGGCAGCAAGGACCTCAGCACCCTGCAGGCCGCCATGATGGTCTCTGAGAGCAAGGTGGCTGATTGGCTGGCCCAGAACGACCCCCCTACGGTGCGCAGTGAGTCCACGGAGGACAGCAAAAGCATCAAGAGTGATGTCCCTGTCCACTTCAAGAGGCTCAAAG GCAGCAAGCATGAGGATGGCACCCAGAGCGACTCCGAGAACGGAATTGGTCTGCGCTTCGGCAACCGGAGGCTGGCTTTGGAGGAGAGGCTGAGGGTGGCGCAGGGAGGACAGGGGGGTCAGGGGGGTCAGGGGGGCCGGACCACCAGCAACAGGACCGCCTTCATGATCGAGTTCTACGATGATGACAACTCCCGCAAGCGACGATCCTACTCCTTCTCGCAGACTGCACCGCTGCTTGGGGGCGCGGCCGGGGAGGCTCTGTGCCCCACGCCCCCCTCCCACCCTAAGTCCCCCTCTACCACAACCACAGCCACAGACTTCAGCAAGGCCCCGTTATCAGCGGCCCTGATAGCGGGTGCCCCCACGGCCGCCCGGGTCCTGATGAAGCAGAGGTCTGAGGACCAGAGCATAGGAAGGAGCTCGGTCAGTACAGGTCACCAGACAATTGAGCCCAGCCCCAGTGAGGAGGGTTTGAGGACCCCTCGGTCTcagggggacagggacagggagcaGGAGGATGACCAGAGCGATAAGGGAACCTACACCATTGAGCTGGAGAACCGCaaccctgaggaggaggaggccagGCGCATGATAGACAAG GTGTTTGGGGTGGAGCAGAACCAGGATCCGTCTGTCTCAGGACCAGTAGAACACCAACAGGGAGAAGTggggaaggagaagaaggagaggaagaagaccACAGAGACGGGAGAAACTGAAAAACCAAGCTGCCTTCCATCTGAG agTGTGTCTGAGAACCCGGTGGCAGTGGGCAGTAGTCGCTGGGTGTCTCAGTGGGCCAGTCTATCTGCTAACCACACCAGGACTGACCCAGAAGGGTCTGGGGCTGAGTCACCTGCCTTCGTCCATCAGCAGAGAG AAGCGGATGCCTTTGAGTCGGGCGTGTCCATCCGAAGCGCCAGCTCTGCCACCTCCAGTCTCACAGAGCGCAAACGCAGGACCCTCCCCCAGCTCCCTATCGACGACCCCCGGGCTAAGCCAGGGAAGAGCTTGTCCGGCCTAGGCCTGCATCGCTCAGAGATCGGAGAGAAACAGGACACGGAGCCCCAGGAGAAGAGCCAGGTGGAGCATAAAGGAGACGGGGCGTGCTTTACCTCCATAGAGGAGGGGGATATGATGAAGGGCAAACAGAAACAGACCAAGGCCCCGCTACAGGCCTCCTCCAAGCCCCCTCTTAGACCTATGAGCAGCAGTGAGAAGAGGTCCGAGGAGAGAAGGAGGCGGGCGGAGGACAGGATTCAGCACCACATCAAAGAAGGAGTGGACGGGGGGGAGAAGTCAGGGGGCAAACCTTTGATTCGCCAGGGCAGTTTCACCATCGAGAAGCCCAGTGGTGTGGTGCCCATTGAGCTGATCCCCCGGATCAAATGTGGTGCTGGTGTCCTGGGCCGCGAGCGCAGCGACTCTGTGGGCAGCATGGACACAGCCACCCTGCTGAAGGACACAGAGGCTGTCATGGCCTTCCTGGAGGCCAAGCTGAGGGACGAGAACAAGCTGGACAGAGCCAATCGGGCAGGTTCCATCTCCCCCGAGTCAGACGTGGACACGGCCAGCACCTATAGCCAGgtggcaggggagggagagaagaaagcaGCCCACCAGAAACGCCGCTCCCTAAGCAGCCTGCACAAGGAGAAGAGCAACCTGAGCTCAACCTCCAAAACCGCTGCCAGCACCAACGCCCGCGAGCGCCTGGAGAGaaagaccaagaccagaactgATCCTAGCCGGCCAGATGTCCGCCGCTCTGTCCAGCCTGCCTCCTCGCGGGCACGCCAACCATCCCAGGACCTCACGGATGACGATCAGACCTCGTCTTTCCCCATCTCCGAcatcctctcctctgaccagGAGAGTTTGTATAGTCGCTCGTACGGCCGCAGCCACTTCACCTCTACGGATGACCTGCTACATTCAAAACTGGAGGCCAAATCCAGCAGCAAGACCAGCTCCAGTAAGTCCAGTAAGACCCTCCAGGCCGCCACAGCTTCCTCTCTGGGGAAACAGGCCTCTCTGCCCCAGCCACGGCCTACCAGAACGTCCCTGCTCCGCCGGGCCCGGCTGGGGGACACGTCCGACACGGACCTGCCTGATGCAGACAGGATGTCTGTGGCCTCCGAGGTGTCCACCACCAGTTCCACATCCAAGCCTCCGTCTGGTCGTAAAGGCCCCTCGCGGCTGGACATGCTGGCCCAGCCCAGGAGGACGCGGCTGGGCTCCATCTCTGCCCGTAGTGACTCAGAGTGTACTGTGGGCCGGAGCAGCACCTCCTCCCCTCGCCTGTCTGCAGAGACCGCCCTGCGTCTGGGACTCCGCTCCTCCACCCCCACCGACAACAAAATGGCTCCTCGCATGAGGGCCAACAGTGTGTCCAAGCTGACCGAGGCCAAGTCCAGAATCAGCCCCTCCATCCACAGCACTCCCTCAG CCTCTAACAGGTGGAGACGGCTGCCCCCAGAGTACGGATCCACCTCAGAGGAGGAGTTTGGCTCCAACAGGAACTCCCCCAAACCTGGGCGCACCCTGCGCCCCCACTCGGTCCTGAGGGGTACCAGACTAGGGGGCTCCACCAGCAGCCTTAACTCTGGTCAGGTTGGCCCTGGAGGCATGGTCCTCAAACACCGCATGAGAGAGCAGGAGGAGTACATCAAGGACTGGACTGCTCACAGCGAGGAGATTGCCAG GATCAGTCAAGACCTGGCCAAGGACCTGGCCATCCTCGCCCGGGAGATCCACGACGTGGCCGGAGAGATCGACTCGGTCAGCTCCTCTGGAACGGCTCCCAGCACTACGGTCAGCACCGCCGCCACGACGCCCGGCTCCGCCATCGATACCCGCGAAGAG CTGGTTGACCGTGTGTTTGACGAGAGCCTCAACTTCAGGAAGATCCCTCCCATGGTGCAGAACAAGGCCCCTGAGATAAACGGACGCCCTGTGGAGCTCCGTCCCCGCGCCCCGGACAGCCTAGACTCCCACTCTGCCCTCCGCAGACGCACATGGAACAGGGATGAGGCGGTGGTGGACAGTCTGCTGCTCACATCTGTCTCTCAGCTGTCAGCTAAAATCAGGCAGTCTGTTGACAAAACAGCAGGAAAAATACG AATATTGTTCAAAGACAAGGACAGGAATTGGGATGAGATTGAGAGCAAACTCCGATCTGAGAGCGACATACCACTTCTCAAAACCTCTAACAAG CAGATCTCCTCTATCCTCGTGGAGCTGAAGAGAGTGGAGAAGCAGCTACAAG TGATAAATGTAATGGTGGATCCTGACGGCACCCTGGATGCCCTGAGCAGCCTTGGCCTGACTAGCCCCCTTACACCCAAGCCCACTCCTGGTTCTCAGGGGCCCCAGGAGGCCCTCCCAGGCCCCACAGCCTCAGCCAGGGGCAACACCGCCTCCTCAGCCCCCACTGAGGGGTCAGGGTCTGGGTCAGCCAGAGACCTGGGAGGCCTGCAATTCAACCGCATCCACCCCAGTGGAGAAGAGAGTGCCATCCCCCAGAAATGA